From Pseudoalteromonas rubra, one genomic window encodes:
- a CDS encoding DUF3301 domain-containing protein gives MITLWLFILIGAVIAFFWFGRQIAEAAQQHAVGQAEKLNVQLLSVACVKRRLGVLSNGKLGIKSQFAFEFSSDQQSAYTGTMHLENLRLKKMDVPPHRML, from the coding sequence ATGATCACTCTTTGGCTTTTTATTCTTATTGGCGCAGTCATTGCGTTCTTTTGGTTTGGCCGTCAGATTGCAGAAGCGGCACAACAACACGCTGTAGGACAAGCAGAAAAGCTCAATGTTCAGTTGCTCAGTGTTGCCTGTGTAAAACGCAGGCTCGGTGTACTGAGTAACGGAAAACTGGGAATAAAAAGCCAATTTGCCTTTGAATTCAGTTCAGATCAGCAAAGTGCATACACCGGCACTATGCACCTTGAGAACCTGCGCCTGAAAAAAATGGATGTACCACCTCACCGCATGCTGTAA
- a CDS encoding GNAT family N-acetyltransferase, which translates to MTNSTTNAQLTIKHLSPEDSRVAASLLYRAYHDDKLFKDVLGGADEQTYESRLRALIREELSCFGQSAQPLIGLYQEEDLLAIACVFEAQTELQASRRWDWRLRLMMSAGYLQTQQLIDKEKTIREALADCGHYYFLSFIAVEPHYQGQGLGHHLLDALDELVKENPLASGLGVFVSEAEQNFFFSQHGYEKLQVLTFKSVQGELLFKTRTAIMEKSL; encoded by the coding sequence ATGACAAACTCGACGACCAATGCGCAGCTAACCATTAAACATTTATCCCCGGAAGACAGTAGGGTGGCAGCCAGCCTGTTATACAGAGCCTACCATGATGACAAGTTATTCAAAGATGTGCTGGGTGGGGCGGATGAACAAACTTATGAATCACGACTACGAGCTTTGATCCGCGAGGAGTTGTCCTGCTTCGGTCAGTCTGCTCAACCCTTAATTGGTCTCTACCAGGAAGAAGACTTGCTGGCGATTGCCTGTGTATTTGAAGCTCAGACAGAGCTGCAAGCATCGCGACGCTGGGACTGGCGTTTGCGGTTAATGATGAGTGCTGGATATTTGCAAACTCAGCAATTAATAGACAAAGAAAAAACCATACGAGAGGCACTGGCGGATTGTGGACATTATTATTTTCTTTCGTTTATTGCCGTAGAGCCACACTATCAGGGTCAGGGACTGGGACATCATTTATTGGATGCACTGGACGAATTAGTTAAAGAAAATCCCCTGGCCAGTGGTCTCGGGGTATTTGTGTCTGAGGCCGAACAGAACTTCTTTTTTAGCCAGCATGGTTATGAAAAACTTCAGGTTTTAACCTTCAAATCAGTACAGGGTGAACTGCTGTTTAAAACTCGAACCGCCATTATGGAAAAAAGCCTGTGA
- a CDS encoding DUF2789 domain-containing protein, which translates to MDTSAHNLKNLFAQLGLDNSDAGIKSFFSQHTLPSDMLLAEAPFWNQGQKHFIEESLREDADWSEIIDELDARLR; encoded by the coding sequence ATGGATACCAGTGCACATAACCTAAAAAACTTATTTGCTCAGCTTGGATTAGACAACAGTGATGCAGGCATAAAGTCATTTTTTAGTCAGCACACACTGCCCAGCGATATGCTTTTGGCAGAAGCCCCATTTTGGAACCAAGGACAGAAGCACTTCATTGAAGAGTCACTCAGAGAAGATGCTGACTGGAGTGAAATAATCGATGAGCTGGATGCAAGATTACGTTAA
- a CDS encoding Zn-ribbon-containing protein, with translation MFVVDLTFDCYQDTTLEQAEQAINRVVNALRFNGQIIGDEFPTVLKEGFFITRVMCPLEDALHPLHHSPFVKHAIDQLQQAGLLAPKVKVIGQDIHANGADQCQSPSSYILYTTYVHTCSPLYCGDDFQPVPLYKIPAIANGDYKALIKWQEDWQACDQIQINGATRCEFAALNELTSLDSDLTRRGLDLSKRIRYLTKKPVYYYLYRVGGESLAQEKARLCPSCGAHWALDEPWFGIFDFKCDACELVSNISWDFQ, from the coding sequence ATGTTCGTTGTTGATCTCACTTTTGACTGTTATCAGGACACCACGCTTGAGCAAGCAGAGCAGGCTATCAACCGAGTGGTTAACGCGTTGCGTTTTAACGGCCAAATCATTGGGGATGAATTTCCCACCGTTTTAAAAGAAGGCTTTTTTATCACCCGGGTGATGTGTCCTCTTGAAGATGCACTGCACCCTCTGCATCACAGCCCATTCGTTAAGCACGCCATTGATCAACTCCAGCAGGCAGGATTGTTAGCACCTAAAGTCAAAGTAATAGGTCAGGATATTCATGCCAATGGCGCTGATCAATGCCAGTCCCCGTCCAGCTATATTCTCTATACAACCTATGTACACACCTGCAGTCCATTGTATTGTGGTGATGATTTTCAGCCAGTGCCCCTGTACAAGATCCCGGCCATTGCCAATGGCGATTATAAAGCACTGATAAAATGGCAAGAAGACTGGCAGGCCTGTGATCAGATCCAAATTAATGGTGCAACACGCTGCGAGTTTGCCGCCCTCAATGAGTTGACCAGCCTGGACAGTGATCTCACCCGACGAGGCCTGGATCTCAGTAAACGGATCCGTTATCTCACCAAAAAGCCGGTTTATTATTACTTGTATCGGGTTGGGGGAGAAAGTCTGGCACAGGAAAAAGCTCGCTTGTGTCCGAGCTGCGGCGCACATTGGGCGTTAGATGAGCCCTGGTTTGGCATTTTCGATTTCAAATGTGATGCCTGTGAACTGGTTTCCAATATTTCCTGGGATTTCCAGTAA
- the syd gene encoding SecY-interacting protein: protein MSVSTLILELHDKFANSVQQTHGHWPLIEHDAQWPSPCEAGEPRGDGLIAWQAVSRNPGGDLTALANALETQFSPELNAFYGTAYGGNIVATLDGEEIELLQAWNEEDFERLQQNITGHMLMKRRLKQADTVFIGLTAHEDVLITVQLSTGEVCLERVGKTPHIVLAPSLSAFLAQLISQF from the coding sequence ATGAGCGTGAGCACTTTGATCCTCGAACTTCATGATAAATTTGCCAACTCGGTACAGCAGACCCACGGTCACTGGCCATTGATCGAGCATGACGCACAATGGCCCAGCCCGTGCGAAGCCGGTGAGCCAAGAGGCGATGGCCTGATTGCCTGGCAAGCCGTGTCCAGAAATCCGGGCGGTGATTTGACTGCATTGGCCAATGCGTTGGAAACTCAGTTTAGCCCTGAGTTAAATGCGTTTTATGGCACGGCGTATGGTGGCAATATTGTGGCTACGCTGGATGGAGAAGAGATTGAACTGCTGCAGGCCTGGAATGAAGAAGATTTCGAGCGCTTACAACAGAATATCACCGGGCATATGTTAATGAAGCGCCGCCTGAAGCAAGCTGATACCGTTTTTATTGGTTTGACTGCGCACGAAGATGTCTTAATCACAGTGCAACTCAGTACGGGTGAAGTATGTCTTGAACGCGTGGGTAAGACGCCACATATAGTGCTGGCGCCCAGTCTGAGTGCGTTTCTGGCTCAGCTGATCTCGCAGTTTTAA
- the queF gene encoding NADPH-dependent 7-cyano-7-deazaguanine reductase QueF (Catalyzes the NADPH-dependent reduction of 7-cyano-7-deazaguanine (preQ0) to 7-aminomethyl-7-deazaguanine (preQ1) in queuosine biosynthesis) gives MTDYNNAPELKASVLGKTTEYASQYEPSLLHPIARKLNRDQIAVDEQALPFFGEDIWHGYELSWLNTKGKPQVAIARFVFPCQSSHIIESKSFKLYLNSFNQSQFASFDVVRDTLQQDLSKAAQCDVTVTLYGPDDHNCLPFSALPGECIDELDITVDDYSPRDGLLTQESDQQVSETLHSHLLKSNCLITSQPDWASIVIRYEGAKVCRESLLRYLISFRDHNEFHEQCVERIYCDLLHALNPAKLEVYARYTRRGGLDINPFRSTEQDQTTFNVRINRQ, from the coding sequence ATGACAGACTACAATAACGCCCCGGAGTTAAAAGCCTCTGTGTTGGGTAAAACCACCGAATACGCCAGTCAGTACGAGCCGAGCTTGCTTCATCCTATCGCGCGCAAGCTTAATCGTGATCAGATAGCAGTTGATGAGCAGGCATTACCATTTTTTGGTGAAGATATCTGGCATGGTTATGAGCTGTCCTGGCTGAATACAAAAGGTAAACCCCAGGTGGCCATCGCGCGCTTTGTGTTCCCTTGCCAGAGCAGCCATATTATCGAGTCTAAGTCATTTAAACTCTATCTGAACAGCTTCAATCAGAGTCAATTCGCAAGCTTTGACGTGGTACGTGACACACTACAGCAGGATCTCTCCAAAGCGGCCCAGTGCGATGTTACAGTGACTTTATACGGCCCTGATGACCACAACTGCCTGCCATTTTCAGCCCTGCCGGGAGAGTGTATTGATGAATTAGACATTACTGTGGATGATTACAGCCCACGCGATGGCTTATTGACTCAGGAAAGTGACCAGCAAGTGAGTGAAACCCTGCACAGCCACCTGTTAAAATCTAACTGTCTGATCACCTCTCAGCCAGACTGGGCAAGTATCGTTATCCGCTATGAAGGAGCAAAGGTTTGTCGTGAATCATTGCTGCGTTACCTGATCTCATTTCGTGACCACAACGAGTTTCACGAACAATGTGTAGAGCGCATCTACTGCGATCTGCTGCACGCACTCAATCCCGCCAAGCTGGAAGTGTATGCACGTTATACACGTCGTGGTGGCCTGGATATCAATCCGTTCCGCTCAACCGAACAAGATCAGACCACCTTTAATGTTCGGATCAATCGTCAGTAA
- a CDS encoding peptidylprolyl isomerase: protein MSTAALLLLTLTACQATDKLAQSDSVDVLQAAPAPADIIAQADDADWRSVPLEHILKITLPTGPVYVELNPQLAPGHVKNIKALAREGFYRDLTMYRFVEGFVAQGGDQSNEKRPLKGSKSIPAELFLATAEPQEITPLNLVDGYAPRTGFLNGFAVAQNDKGTRTWQTHCPGTFAMARQNSADSGGSEFYFTLTAQRYLDLNTTVFGRVLAGMEHVQRLHRKPAANQPFNPILSVEVLADIQSTDKQRFRVFNTHSRAFRALIAARKNRPEAWFLHQANHTDVCAVSVPIEAFTDD, encoded by the coding sequence ATGAGCACAGCAGCGCTGTTGCTTCTCACACTCACTGCCTGTCAGGCAACCGATAAACTGGCGCAATCTGATAGTGTTGATGTGCTTCAGGCGGCACCAGCCCCTGCTGACATCATTGCACAGGCAGACGATGCCGATTGGCGGTCGGTGCCATTGGAGCACATCCTTAAGATCACTTTGCCAACCGGGCCGGTTTATGTCGAACTGAACCCGCAGCTGGCGCCCGGCCATGTGAAAAATATTAAAGCGCTGGCGCGAGAGGGCTTTTACCGTGACCTGACTATGTATCGCTTTGTTGAAGGTTTTGTTGCACAGGGTGGCGATCAGAGCAACGAGAAACGCCCGCTCAAGGGGTCAAAAAGTATTCCGGCTGAACTTTTCCTGGCAACAGCAGAGCCTCAGGAGATCACACCTTTAAACCTAGTCGATGGCTATGCACCTCGGACCGGGTTCTTAAACGGGTTTGCCGTAGCACAAAACGACAAGGGGACTCGTACCTGGCAGACACATTGCCCGGGCACTTTTGCGATGGCGCGACAAAACAGTGCTGATAGCGGTGGCAGTGAGTTCTATTTCACATTAACAGCACAACGGTATCTGGATTTAAATACCACGGTCTTTGGCCGAGTGTTAGCCGGTATGGAGCATGTGCAACGATTGCACCGAAAGCCTGCAGCCAACCAGCCTTTTAACCCCATTCTTAGCGTTGAGGTATTGGCGGATATTCAGAGTACCGACAAGCAACGTTTTCGAGTGTTTAATACCCATAGTCGCGCATTTCGGGCTTTGATTGCGGCGCGCAAAAATCGCCCTGAAGCCTGGTTTTTACACCAGGCCAATCACACCGATGTTTGCGCTGTCAGTGTGCCGATTGAGGCGTTTACTGACGATTGA
- a CDS encoding transporter substrate-binding domain-containing protein — protein MASRAIAPLEIRVTAGANPYVTELLALALSYQPRPVTFKPIVGIPTQSRALRLLGKPSGIDVFWSVTSKAREQQALAVRIPLVKGLLGYRVLFIAASRAADFVDIKHWGQLQPLLFGLRHDWPDRAVFERNGLQVVAFHDTEKAMTMLSNKRLDVVPLDILAANDFPSRTDIMVQPSLLIIYPSAVYLFVDKTNIQLRDLLQAGLEQAIVDGCFEQLFRRHFADQLTQLDLAGRTHLRLPNPTLSAETPLSRSELWYQPGTYNDNNNTQSNSKDEHSSAVASHTHCLSGNR, from the coding sequence ATGGCTTCTCGTGCTATTGCGCCGCTTGAGATCCGTGTCACTGCGGGCGCCAATCCTTATGTGACTGAGTTGCTGGCACTGGCACTGTCTTATCAGCCCAGGCCTGTTACATTTAAGCCGATAGTTGGGATCCCGACACAGAGTCGGGCATTGCGTTTGCTCGGCAAACCATCGGGCATTGATGTGTTTTGGTCTGTGACTAGCAAGGCGCGTGAGCAGCAGGCACTGGCTGTGCGGATCCCCTTGGTTAAAGGTTTGCTGGGCTATCGCGTGTTGTTCATTGCTGCCAGCCGGGCGGCGGACTTTGTGGATATTAAGCATTGGGGGCAGTTGCAGCCTTTGTTGTTTGGGCTGCGTCATGACTGGCCTGACAGAGCTGTGTTCGAACGCAATGGGTTACAGGTGGTGGCTTTTCACGATACAGAAAAGGCCATGACTATGCTCAGTAACAAACGCCTGGATGTCGTGCCGTTGGATATTCTGGCTGCCAATGACTTTCCTTCACGCACTGATATTATGGTGCAACCCAGTCTATTAATTATCTATCCATCAGCAGTTTATCTGTTTGTCGATAAAACCAATATCCAGCTCCGTGATTTGTTGCAAGCGGGTCTTGAGCAAGCGATTGTGGATGGCTGTTTTGAGCAGCTATTTCGTCGCCATTTCGCGGATCAGCTGACACAACTCGATTTGGCTGGGCGCACTCATCTGCGCTTGCCGAATCCAACTTTGTCTGCCGAGACGCCTTTGTCACGCAGCGAATTGTGGTATCAACCAGGAACATATAATGACAATAATAATACGCAAAGTAACAGCAAGGATGAGCACAGCAGCGCTGTTGCTTCTCACACTCACTGCCTGTCAGGCAACCGATAA
- a CDS encoding translocation/assembly module TamB domain-containing protein, which produces MGMKTWLRRISYAVIGVCVTVFFLLFTLPGHKFVVWVANHSVSGLQVSSPQARVLSNAVLDIRFENELLVFDARQLSLSLDWFSCATLCLSGRADQVTLHLTEQRSAQSGATGTEPASEPGAVTVPFTVAIEQLTLGIADIKAAGYQIDLNELMLTARIDKQDMQVGQFALGSIQIQQIEAPAPAAPFVMPTEIPALSLPAIRLPIAVDLEQLTIDELVYQPYEGEIQVLNQLTLSAAAEQSELSVRHLSMAYFAHQLAVTAQADLSSWAVSGALDYQHPDYQSSLTLNGDLQQLELAADITGMAQGMIALSVNVAVPNWPFSLDVRAGQFALDADNTLQQLAFSASGTADDYQFTAHADVALSKQLALLDNQLTVQLAANGGLNALALQKAELALGDAHTQFSAKVSWQGGLRSQLQGELHRLPLGAWLELDETQLSGAYQLEFTQQGERWQAQINELTLSGQLAALPLRLVARGKVNSDLHGEILAAQLSYGQSQIMVSGKADKQLDLQGELALAHERNLLLPADVQLSGVFTASGPVEMPKFSFNSQLDKLVYEDTSLDGGTLALTLDMAKNWLTDLRVSLPAVTLGELPETALSMTAQGDQSQHQLRVQVENSGGSAELALSGQYAQQAWAGQLDSGLLRINSSELVLLSSAPILAKAGQIEIGRQCWTLAPGQLCFAAQQGAQGQASVELQQLDLAHFNPLLSNAAQLKGLLSGHARANWLQGQLQALDGQLDMSDAQVVLHGAVAEQLNDSEDSVAPTLPLEIERFVLTLNSDAQQAKTTWQLALKKLGHFNGELEMPLQTEMHSMRGFVNIAGIELDKFKPLLRSLMWPDLELAGTITGQIGIDGALSQPQLNGQLRATDIQLKASEIPVAISDLDLDVQLNGQQAQLHGELHTLPRGQLRFTGEIDWESAIAAKLQLNGERLTLMPQPGIELDISPELLLSYNGLYAELLGAVSVPYGRIEIEALPEGVVTVSDDQVIIDNADPSASESVQILDYRLDLDVSLLDDVRIKAMGLDAYLAGELSLEKQLASAMLASGEINLREGQYKAFGQDLSIETGQLGFNGPLDKPYINVRAIRNRDATANGVIAGVEVKGSIRSPELVIYSEPAMDQAQALAYLLNGQPLGEGDSNSNTMLAQFLLSQSIDRSKGYFAKAGETIGIKDVNLTAKGSGDDTQVEVSGYLTPSVQVSYRVGVFASLSEVAMRYRIFSKFYIEATSGLYKSIDLLYKFDWDE; this is translated from the coding sequence ATGGGAATGAAAACCTGGCTGCGCCGTATTAGCTATGCTGTCATTGGTGTATGTGTGACGGTATTTTTTCTGCTATTTACGTTACCCGGTCATAAGTTTGTTGTCTGGGTGGCCAACCACAGCGTTTCTGGCTTGCAGGTAAGCTCGCCGCAGGCACGTGTGTTGTCTAATGCTGTACTGGATATCCGGTTTGAAAACGAACTGCTTGTTTTTGACGCACGTCAGTTAAGCCTGTCACTTGACTGGTTTAGCTGTGCAACTTTGTGCCTTTCTGGTCGTGCTGACCAGGTGACCTTGCATTTGACTGAACAAAGAAGTGCACAATCCGGTGCAACAGGCACAGAGCCTGCGTCTGAGCCGGGCGCCGTGACTGTGCCGTTCACTGTTGCCATTGAGCAACTGACGCTCGGCATTGCAGATATCAAAGCTGCCGGATATCAGATAGATCTTAATGAGCTAATGTTGACTGCACGCATTGATAAGCAGGATATGCAGGTTGGTCAGTTTGCACTGGGCAGCATACAAATCCAACAAATTGAAGCGCCAGCACCTGCCGCGCCTTTCGTTATGCCGACAGAGATACCGGCGTTATCCTTGCCTGCCATACGCCTTCCTATAGCGGTTGATCTTGAACAACTGACTATAGACGAGCTTGTTTATCAACCCTACGAGGGTGAGATTCAGGTACTGAATCAGCTAACATTGAGCGCAGCTGCTGAGCAGTCGGAGTTGTCGGTACGGCACTTGTCGATGGCATATTTTGCCCATCAGCTTGCAGTCACGGCGCAGGCTGACCTGAGCAGCTGGGCTGTGTCGGGTGCGCTTGACTATCAGCATCCGGATTATCAGAGTTCGCTCACATTGAATGGCGACCTGCAGCAACTTGAATTGGCTGCGGATATCACTGGTATGGCGCAAGGCATGATCGCCTTAAGTGTCAATGTGGCAGTCCCAAACTGGCCATTTTCACTGGATGTAAGGGCCGGACAATTTGCGCTCGATGCGGATAACACCCTGCAACAGCTAGCGTTCAGCGCCTCGGGTACCGCGGATGACTATCAGTTCACCGCGCATGCCGATGTGGCGCTGAGCAAGCAGCTGGCCTTGCTGGATAATCAGCTCACGGTGCAACTGGCTGCTAACGGAGGTCTTAACGCACTGGCGCTGCAAAAGGCTGAACTGGCTTTAGGAGACGCTCATACACAATTCAGTGCTAAGGTAAGCTGGCAAGGTGGACTTCGTAGTCAGTTGCAAGGAGAACTACATAGGTTGCCTTTGGGCGCCTGGCTTGAACTCGATGAGACGCAGTTGTCGGGCGCTTATCAGCTTGAGTTTACTCAGCAGGGTGAGCGCTGGCAGGCGCAGATAAATGAGCTCACACTCTCGGGCCAGTTGGCTGCATTGCCGCTGAGGCTGGTAGCCCGAGGCAAAGTGAATAGTGACTTACATGGTGAGATCCTGGCTGCTCAGCTCAGTTACGGGCAAAGTCAGATTATGGTGTCAGGCAAAGCCGATAAACAACTGGACTTGCAAGGTGAGCTGGCCCTGGCACATGAACGAAATTTGCTCTTGCCTGCGGATGTACAACTGTCTGGGGTGTTTACGGCGAGCGGACCGGTTGAGATGCCCAAATTCTCGTTCAACAGCCAGCTCGACAAATTGGTTTATGAGGACACATCGCTTGACGGCGGGACGCTGGCTCTGACACTGGATATGGCCAAAAATTGGCTGACGGATCTGCGTGTCTCTTTGCCGGCTGTGACGTTGGGGGAGTTACCCGAAACGGCACTCAGTATGACGGCGCAAGGTGATCAAAGCCAGCATCAGCTGAGGGTACAGGTTGAGAATAGCGGCGGCAGCGCTGAGCTGGCATTAAGTGGACAATATGCTCAGCAAGCCTGGGCAGGTCAACTGGATTCGGGCCTGTTGCGCATAAACAGTAGCGAGCTGGTATTGCTGTCATCGGCACCAATTCTGGCTAAAGCCGGGCAAATTGAGATCGGGCGTCAATGCTGGACACTGGCACCCGGACAGCTGTGTTTCGCGGCGCAGCAGGGGGCTCAGGGCCAGGCCAGCGTAGAGTTGCAGCAACTAGACCTGGCGCATTTTAATCCGTTACTTAGCAATGCAGCGCAACTAAAAGGCCTATTGTCGGGTCATGCCAGGGCAAATTGGTTACAAGGTCAGTTACAGGCGCTGGACGGGCAGCTGGATATGTCTGACGCTCAGGTTGTTTTACATGGCGCTGTCGCTGAACAGCTCAACGACAGTGAAGACAGCGTAGCACCGACCCTACCTCTTGAAATCGAGCGCTTTGTACTGACACTTAACAGTGATGCACAACAAGCCAAAACGACCTGGCAACTGGCGCTCAAAAAGTTAGGTCATTTTAATGGTGAGCTGGAGATGCCATTACAGACAGAGATGCACTCTATGCGTGGTTTTGTCAATATCGCGGGCATAGAACTCGATAAGTTCAAACCTTTGCTCCGCAGTTTGATGTGGCCCGATTTGGAACTGGCTGGCACTATCACCGGTCAGATAGGCATCGATGGTGCACTGTCTCAGCCGCAGCTCAATGGGCAGCTCAGAGCCACGGATATTCAACTAAAAGCCAGTGAAATTCCCGTGGCCATTAGCGATTTGGACCTTGATGTGCAACTGAATGGTCAGCAGGCTCAGCTCCATGGTGAGCTACACACTTTGCCCAGAGGTCAGCTTAGATTCACCGGTGAGATCGATTGGGAGTCCGCTATTGCGGCGAAATTGCAGCTCAATGGTGAGCGCCTGACGCTGATGCCACAGCCAGGTATCGAACTGGATATTTCGCCTGAGCTGTTACTGAGCTACAACGGCCTGTATGCCGAGTTATTGGGTGCGGTTAGTGTTCCTTATGGACGCATAGAAATAGAAGCGCTGCCGGAAGGGGTGGTCACTGTGAGTGACGATCAGGTCATCATTGATAACGCTGATCCCAGTGCCAGTGAGTCTGTTCAGATACTGGATTATCGGCTCGACCTGGATGTCAGTTTGCTTGATGATGTCAGAATCAAGGCGATGGGGTTAGATGCTTACCTGGCAGGTGAGTTATCGCTGGAAAAACAACTCGCTTCAGCCATGCTGGCCAGTGGCGAGATTAATCTGCGAGAAGGACAGTATAAGGCCTTTGGTCAGGATTTGAGCATAGAAACTGGCCAGCTGGGCTTTAATGGCCCATTGGATAAGCCTTATATCAATGTGCGTGCGATCCGTAACCGAGATGCCACAGCCAATGGTGTGATTGCTGGTGTGGAAGTAAAAGGCAGTATTCGCAGCCCGGAGCTGGTGATTTACTCAGAGCCCGCGATGGATCAGGCACAGGCGCTGGCTTATTTGCTTAATGGACAGCCCTTGGGCGAGGGTGACAGCAATAGCAATACCATGCTGGCACAATTTTTATTGTCGCAGAGTATAGACCGCAGTAAGGGTTACTTCGCTAAAGCGGGAGAGACCATAGGAATTAAGGATGTGAACCTGACAGCCAAAGGCAGCGGGGACGATACCCAGGTTGAAGTATCTGGCTATCTGACACCCAGTGTACAGGTCAGTTACCGAGTCGGGGTGTTCGCATCGCTCAGCGAAGTGGCAATGCGGTATCGTATTTTTTCAAAGTTTTATATTGAAGCCACAAGTGGTTTATATAAGAGTATTGATTTGCTGTATAAGTTTGACTGGGATGAATGA
- a CDS encoding autotransporter assembly complex protein TamA has protein sequence MRSSAFSTVLFVLLFSFHSSAIASSDISEFTIHSASDSAELTDEVRDNVIRFMASYVGKPFTPRRTKLISKDVTKALQALGYYRHAVSVAFDPQTRGVVLHLDPGIPLSWYNVEISLQGIADETLRSRLIAGAIQAGEQVRHDQYEATKAQIESLLLELGYFDFQWQEKQITVERELQQVSATLVLSAGPRYRFGKLHLSSDSKAIDFARALSPFQPGELYVSDKLSEYNLTLNETPYFQSVRVYPLLKARQDGEVPVRVELVDKPANSYEVGGGYSTELGAKARFKWSKPWITDGGHSMTSDLNVSQRQQDISAAYTIPMSDPNSDVFRILGGYQLQDDLTEGVDIKTWNIQVQRQWLTSGNWVRTAFLKREHETSEQDGEVLKTEMLIPGVSYAKKQTLGGMLPYWGNERLISVELASDSVISSTSLLKVRWKNAWLRNLEQRHFFLTRLEAGAIVAEDIAAVPFNMRFFAGGDQSVRGFAYQSVAPRDENGKLLGGKYLATASAEYNYQFLPNWRVALFVDSGTATDDFKEKWALGAGFGLRYLTPVGPIRLDHAWGLSKDSRSTRLSIVIGPEM, from the coding sequence GTGCGTTCATCTGCGTTTAGTACCGTTCTTTTTGTGCTACTGTTCTCATTTCATTCTTCGGCTATAGCGTCATCTGATATTTCAGAGTTTACCATTCACAGTGCCTCTGACAGCGCTGAGTTAACGGATGAAGTTCGGGATAACGTCATTCGATTTATGGCTTCATATGTGGGTAAGCCATTTACGCCGCGCAGAACAAAGCTCATAAGTAAAGATGTTACTAAGGCATTGCAGGCACTTGGATATTATCGCCATGCAGTCTCTGTGGCATTTGACCCCCAGACTCGCGGTGTCGTATTACATCTGGATCCCGGGATACCATTGTCCTGGTACAACGTTGAGATCTCCTTACAGGGGATTGCAGATGAAACACTGCGCAGCCGTTTAATCGCGGGCGCTATCCAGGCTGGCGAGCAGGTTAGACATGATCAGTATGAAGCCACCAAAGCGCAAATCGAAAGTCTACTACTGGAGCTGGGCTATTTTGATTTTCAGTGGCAGGAAAAGCAGATCACTGTAGAGCGTGAATTACAGCAGGTTTCTGCTACCTTAGTCCTTTCAGCTGGCCCCCGCTATCGCTTTGGTAAGCTGCATTTGTCATCTGATTCAAAAGCAATTGACTTTGCCAGAGCGCTGAGCCCGTTTCAGCCTGGTGAATTGTATGTCTCGGATAAACTATCTGAGTACAACCTGACATTGAATGAAACACCGTATTTTCAAAGTGTTCGTGTTTACCCGCTGCTTAAAGCCAGACAAGACGGTGAGGTTCCTGTCCGTGTTGAGTTGGTCGATAAACCGGCCAATAGCTATGAAGTTGGTGGAGGATATAGCACTGAGTTGGGGGCAAAAGCGCGCTTTAAATGGAGTAAGCCCTGGATCACTGACGGGGGACATTCCATGACCTCAGATCTCAATGTTTCTCAGCGTCAGCAGGATATCAGTGCGGCTTACACCATTCCTATGAGTGACCCCAATAGCGATGTATTTCGCATTCTTGGTGGCTATCAGTTGCAGGATGATCTGACCGAAGGGGTTGATATTAAAACCTGGAATATTCAGGTTCAGCGCCAATGGCTGACATCCGGCAACTGGGTGCGTACCGCTTTTTTGAAACGTGAACATGAGACCAGTGAACAAGATGGCGAGGTACTTAAGACCGAAATGCTGATCCCGGGGGTGAGCTATGCGAAAAAGCAAACGCTGGGGGGCATGCTGCCTTACTGGGGGAACGAGCGACTGATCTCGGTCGAGCTGGCCAGTGACTCCGTGATCTCTTCAACATCTTTACTCAAAGTGCGATGGAAAAATGCCTGGTTGCGTAATCTCGAGCAGCGGCATTTTTTTCTGACTCGCCTGGAAGCCGGCGCAATTGTGGCAGAGGATATTGCGGCCGTGCCTTTTAATATGCGCTTTTTCGCCGGTGGCGATCAGAGCGTTCGAGGGTTTGCCTATCAGTCGGTGGCCCCGCGTGATGAGAACGGCAAATTGCTCGGCGGTAAATATCTGGCGACTGCCAGCGCTGAGTACAATTATCAGTTTTTGCCCAACTGGCGTGTTGCCTTGTTTGTTGATAGTGGTACGGCGACGGATGATTTTAAAGAGAAATGGGCATTGGGGGCCGGATTCGGGCTGCGCTATCTGACACCGGTTGGGCCAATCCGGCTGGACCACGCATGGGGACTGAGTAAAGACAGTAGAAGTACCCGTTTAAGTATTGTGATTGGACCGGAGATGTAA